The Amycolatopsis nigrescens CSC17Ta-90 genomic interval CGCACGGCCAGCTGAAGACGCTTCGCGGCGATCTCGATGACGCGGCCGTCTACGCGCACACCGGGCTGATCATGATGAACGGCCACACCGACCAGCCGAGCGAGCTGTTCACCACGGCGACCTTTCGCACCCTGCTCGGTTACGCCGAGCAGCACCGGCTCGGCAGGCTGTCCTACTGGTCGCTCAACCGGGACCGCGAGTGCACCAAGCCGACCGGCTGGGTGGACGGCAAGTGCAGCAGCGTCCCCCAGCAGCCGTACGAGTTCACGAAGATCGTCGCCCAGTACCAGGATTGAGGAGTACGCCATGTCCTTCAAGCGCAAGAGCCTTGCCGCGCTGGCGGCAGGCGTGGCGATCACGGCCGCCGGCCTGCTGCCGGCGTCGGCAACCGGCAGCGCACCCGCGCCGCTGGCCGCCGGGAAGGCCGCGCCCTACCTCTACCTCGGCTGGGGCAACCCGCCGGACCCGGCCACGGTGATGAACGCGACCGGGATCAAGACCTTCACCATGGCGTTCATCCTGTCCTCCGGTGGCTGCGCCCCAGCCTGGGACGGCACGCGGCCGCTCGCCGGCGGCGCCGACGCGAACGCCATCTCGCAGATCCGGGCCGCGGGCGGCGACGTGGTGCCGTCCATCGGCGGCTGGAGCGGCAACAAGCTCGGGCCGAACTGCGCCACTCCGGAGGCACTGGCCGGCGCATACCAGCAGGTGATCGACGCGTACCAGCTCACCGCGATCGACATCGACATCGAGAACACCGACGAGTTCGAGAACGCCACCGTGCAGGACCGGATCCTGAACGCGCTGAAGATCGTCAAGCAGCGCAACGCCGGGATGCAGACGATCGTCACCATCCCCACCACGACCACCGGCCCGAACTCCTGGGGCAACCGGCTCATCGAGCAGGCGAACGCGCTGCAGGCCGGTATCGACGTTTTCACCCTGATGCCGTTCGACTTCGGCAGCTCGAACATCTACAACGACACCGTCAACGCCACGACCGCGCTCAAGGACAAGCTCAAGGCCACCTTCGGCTGGTCGGACGCGGAGGCCTTCGCGCACTCCGGTATCTCCGGCATGAACGGCCTGTCCGATCAGCGGGAGCTGACCTCCGTTGAGGCATGGACCCAGATCCGGGACTGGGCCAAGACCAACGGGCTCGGCCGGCTGTCCTTCTGGTCGGTCAACCGCGACCGCGGCTGCCCGGACGGCGGCGTGACCTCCCACTGCAGCGGGATCGCCCAGCCGGACTGGGAGTTCACCAGGATCACGGCGGGCCTCTGAGATGGGGGCATGCGAGGCTTTTTGTGCATGCCCCCATCGATCGGGTGCGGGTCTCCCGCAAGATTCTGAGTGCGCCGGTTCAACCCCCAGCGGCGGCACCGACCGTCAGCGAGACCCGGTCGCCGCGGAACAGCGCCCGGCTGCGATGGGTCGGCGCGCCCGCGGTGTCGTAGGAGACCCGGTGCAGCAGCATCATCGGCAGCGCCGGGCCGGTGCCGAGCAGCCCGGCCTCCCGCGGCGTGGCCAGCGTGGTCTCCACCCGTTCTTCCGAACCGGAGAAGGTGACGCCGAACTCGGCCTGCAGCCTGTCCTCCACCCGGCCCGCCGTGAACACCGCGGGAAACCGCTGCTGCGCGAGGTAGCTGGATTCCAGGCAGATCGGCTCGCCTGATGCGGAGAGCACCTGCTCGACGTGCACCACCGGCTCGCCCGGCGCGATGGCCAGCTCCGCGGCCAGCAGCTCGTCCGCGGGCAGCCGGTCGACGGCGACCAGCCGCCGCTCCTCGGCCCGTCCGCTCACCGGTGGCCGGACCAGATGCGGCGGCGTGACGTAGGTTCCCTTGCCGTGCTTGCGCTCCAGCCGCCCGTCCAGCACGAGCTCACCGATGGCCTGGCGCAGCGTCATCCTGGCCACGCCGAGCCGCTTGGCCAGCTCGCGCTCGGCGGGCAGGGCCGCGCCTTCGCCGAGGGTCCGGATGAGCCGCTGCACCTCGGCCTTGGCCAGGTGGTAACGCGGGACCTTGCGCTTCGCCGCCGGCGGCTCGCCGTCGACGACCAGTACCACGTCTCGCTTGCCCACAACGCTCCTTACTCAACCGTGAACGGACGGCAGGCACCGATGCGCGGCGATCGGTGCTTTTGGATATCTGAATGGGCAGCGGCGTCGTTGCGCGCTGTCTCGGTGCCGGACAGCTGGTCCGGGCACCGGTCTTGCCTGCCTGCATTATTCAGAATAGTCAAGTCTCCCCGGTAGTCCCGGGGAATGAACTCCGGCAAACAGGTCTGACCGGTACTGTCCGGGCGTGGAGGTTCCGGGGACGACGGGCGAGCTCGGCATCGGTGACCTGGCGCGGCTGACCGGCGTGTCCGTGCGCACCATCCGGTTCTACTGCGACGAGGGGATCCTGGCGGCTCGGCGCAGCGGGGGAGGGCACCGCAGGTTCGGCGAGGACGCGGTCGAGCGGCTCGGTCTCGTTCGGCGGCTGCGCGGCCTCGGGCTCGGCCTGCCCGCGATCACGGCCGTGCTCACCGGCGAACGTTCCGTAGCCGAGGCCGTGGCCGTCGAACGCGCCGCGCTCGACGTCGAACTGGCGGCACTGTCCTGGCGCCGCGCGTCCCTGCGGGCGGTGGAGGAGGCGGGTCCGGCCGATCGCGCCGCACGCTTGGATCTGCTCGCCGCCGTGCAGGACAGCCGGGCCGCCCACGAAGCCCTCGTCTCGTTCTGGCACCGGTTGACCCTGTCGCCGCTGCCGGTCGAGGTGTTCAGCACGTTCGTCGAGATGTGCGTGCCGGATCCGCCGGTGGACCCGACCCCGGCCAAGGTGGTCGCCTACGCGGAGCTGGTCACCCTGGTCGGAAACCGCTCGTTGACCCGGCAGCTGATGGCCAGGGCGCGGGTCAACCAGAAGCTGATCTCCGACGAGGGTGCCCTGCTGACCGGCGTCGGCGAAGCCTGCGCACTCGCCGAACCGCTGGTGCTGGCAGGCCACCCGCCCGCTCCGGGTCCCGCGCTCGACTGTTTCGTGGAGATCCACGCCGCCGTCCGAGGCGAGCGGGACAGCCCCACCTTCCGGCGCGAACTGCTCACGGACACCGCCGTGGACCGAGACCCGCGCCTGAACCGCTACTGGCAACTCGTCCGGGAAGTCACCGGCGAACCCGCCACCGCCGGCACCATCCACTCCTGGCTCCTGGACGCCCTACAACACTCCGTGGACTCCCCTTAGCGTCCCCGAATGCAGAACTCGCACTGCGCGAACGCGGAACTCGCGGTGTCGGAAGGTGGGACTCGCGCGAGTTCTGCGTTGGTGCTGGGCGAGTCGAACGTTGGGGGTGGGCGAGTTCTACGTTCGGGCGGCGTGTCGGTGGTTTTCGACGACGGGAGGCTCCAGAACGGAACTCGAACCGGGGACCCTCGCAACGGGAGTGGATACCGGCCGGACATGGGTCGGCGGGGTGAGCGGTGGTGGTCGGGTACGTCTGCCCGCGGGACCG includes:
- a CDS encoding glycosyl hydrolase family 18 protein → MSFKRKSLAALAAGVAITAAGLLPASATGSAPAPLAAGKAAPYLYLGWGNPPDPATVMNATGIKTFTMAFILSSGGCAPAWDGTRPLAGGADANAISQIRAAGGDVVPSIGGWSGNKLGPNCATPEALAGAYQQVIDAYQLTAIDIDIENTDEFENATVQDRILNALKIVKQRNAGMQTIVTIPTTTTGPNSWGNRLIEQANALQAGIDVFTLMPFDFGSSNIYNDTVNATTALKDKLKATFGWSDAEAFAHSGISGMNGLSDQRELTSVEAWTQIRDWAKTNGLGRLSFWSVNRDRGCPDGGVTSHCSGIAQPDWEFTRITAGL
- a CDS encoding MerR family transcriptional regulator, with protein sequence MEVPGTTGELGIGDLARLTGVSVRTIRFYCDEGILAARRSGGGHRRFGEDAVERLGLVRRLRGLGLGLPAITAVLTGERSVAEAVAVERAALDVELAALSWRRASLRAVEEAGPADRAARLDLLAAVQDSRAAHEALVSFWHRLTLSPLPVEVFSTFVEMCVPDPPVDPTPAKVVAYAELVTLVGNRSLTRQLMARARVNQKLISDEGALLTGVGEACALAEPLVLAGHPPAPGPALDCFVEIHAAVRGERDSPTFRRELLTDTAVDRDPRLNRYWQLVREVTGEPATAGTIHSWLLDALQHSVDSP
- a CDS encoding GntR family transcriptional regulator, which gives rise to MGKRDVVLVVDGEPPAAKRKVPRYHLAKAEVQRLIRTLGEGAALPAERELAKRLGVARMTLRQAIGELVLDGRLERKHGKGTYVTPPHLVRPPVSGRAEERRLVAVDRLPADELLAAELAIAPGEPVVHVEQVLSASGEPICLESSYLAQQRFPAVFTAGRVEDRLQAEFGVTFSGSEERVETTLATPREAGLLGTGPALPMMLLHRVSYDTAGAPTHRSRALFRGDRVSLTVGAAAGG